Proteins co-encoded in one Arthrobacter globiformis genomic window:
- the mgrA gene encoding L-glyceraldehyde 3-phosphate reductase gives MTHVASDTRYDTMPYRRVGRSGLKLPAISLGLWHNFGDDKRFDEQRAILRRAFDLGVNHFDLANNYGPPDGSAETNFGRHLQDDFKPYRDELVISTKAGYYMWPGPYGEWGSRKYLISSLDQSLQRMGLDYVDIFYSHRPDPETPMEETMGALDYAVRSGKALYAGISSYTPEQTLEAARILKELGTPLLIHQPSYSMLNRWTENGAPNLYEALDQVGAGSIAFSPLAQGMLTDRYLNGVPADSRAAKARFLSESALTEDKLDRVRGLNAIAAGRGQSLAQMAIAWILRDQPKGSPVTSALVGASSVRQLEDTLAAINNLEFSGEELTAIDEFAVESDINLWAQRV, from the coding sequence ATGACTCATGTGGCCTCGGACACCCGCTATGACACCATGCCGTACCGCCGCGTCGGACGCAGCGGCCTCAAACTGCCGGCCATCTCGCTGGGCCTGTGGCACAACTTCGGCGACGACAAGCGCTTCGATGAACAGCGCGCCATCCTGCGCCGTGCCTTCGACCTCGGCGTCAACCATTTCGACCTCGCCAACAACTACGGCCCGCCGGACGGGTCCGCGGAGACCAACTTCGGCCGGCACCTGCAGGACGACTTCAAGCCCTACCGCGACGAGCTGGTCATCTCCACCAAGGCCGGCTATTACATGTGGCCCGGCCCGTACGGCGAATGGGGCTCCCGGAAGTACCTGATTTCCAGCCTGGACCAGTCGCTGCAGCGGATGGGCCTGGACTACGTGGACATCTTCTACAGCCACCGCCCGGACCCGGAGACGCCCATGGAGGAGACCATGGGCGCGCTGGACTACGCCGTCCGCTCGGGCAAGGCCCTGTACGCGGGCATCTCCTCCTACACGCCGGAGCAGACGCTCGAGGCCGCCCGCATCCTGAAGGAACTCGGCACACCGCTGCTCATCCACCAGCCCAGCTATTCCATGCTGAACCGCTGGACCGAGAACGGCGCGCCGAACCTCTACGAGGCGCTGGACCAGGTGGGCGCCGGCTCTATCGCGTTCTCCCCGCTGGCCCAGGGCATGCTGACGGACCGCTACCTCAACGGCGTCCCGGCCGACTCCCGGGCCGCCAAGGCGAGGTTCCTGTCCGAATCGGCCCTGACCGAGGACAAACTGGACAGGGTCCGGGGGCTGAACGCGATCGCCGCCGGCCGCGGACAGTCGCTGGCGCAGATGGCCATCGCCTGGATCCTGCGCGACCAGCCCAAGGGCTCCCCGGTGACCTCGGCGCTCGTCGGGGCGTCCAGCGTCAGGCAGCTCGAGGACACCCTGGCCGCCATCAACAACCTTGAGTTCAGCGGCGAGGAACTGACGGCGATCGACGAGTTCGCCGTCGAATCCGACATCAACCTCTGGGCGCAGCGGGTCTGA
- a CDS encoding inositol-3-phosphate synthase, which produces MSSNPIRVAIVGVGNCAASLVQGVHYYRDADPQATIPGLMHVEFGNYHVNDVQFVAAFDVDGKKVGVDLADAILASENNTIKIADVPPTGVTVQRGHTLDGLGKYYLETIEQSPAEPVDVVQALKDAKVDVMVCYLPVGSQEAAEFYAQAAIDAGVAFVNALPVFIAGTKEWADKFTAAGVPIVGDDIKSQIGATITHRVMAKLFEDRGVTLDRTYQLNVGGNMDFKNMLERDRLESKKISKTQAVTSNVEAELAAKDVHIGPSDYVQWLDDRKWAFVRLEGRNFGDAPVSLEYKLEVWDSPNSAGVIIDAIRAAKIGLDRGIGGPLLSASSYFMKSPPEQFNDDLAREKVEAFIRGDLDR; this is translated from the coding sequence GTGTCTTCAAATCCGATTCGTGTAGCTATCGTCGGCGTGGGCAACTGTGCCGCTTCGCTGGTTCAGGGTGTCCATTACTACCGGGATGCCGACCCCCAGGCCACGATTCCGGGTCTGATGCACGTTGAGTTCGGCAACTACCACGTCAACGACGTCCAGTTCGTTGCCGCGTTCGACGTGGACGGCAAGAAGGTCGGCGTCGACCTGGCCGATGCGATCCTGGCCAGCGAAAACAACACCATCAAGATCGCCGACGTCCCGCCCACCGGTGTTACGGTCCAGCGCGGCCACACCCTGGACGGCCTCGGCAAGTACTACCTTGAGACCATCGAGCAGTCCCCTGCAGAGCCGGTCGACGTTGTCCAGGCCCTCAAGGACGCCAAGGTTGACGTCATGGTCTGCTACCTGCCCGTTGGGTCGCAGGAAGCCGCCGAGTTCTACGCCCAGGCCGCGATCGACGCAGGTGTGGCGTTCGTGAACGCGCTGCCGGTGTTCATTGCCGGCACGAAGGAGTGGGCGGACAAATTCACCGCCGCCGGCGTGCCGATCGTGGGCGACGACATCAAGAGCCAGATCGGTGCCACCATCACGCACCGCGTCATGGCGAAGCTGTTCGAAGACCGCGGCGTCACGCTGGACCGCACCTACCAGCTGAACGTCGGCGGCAACATGGACTTCAAGAACATGCTGGAGCGCGACCGCCTCGAGTCGAAGAAGATCTCCAAGACCCAGGCCGTGACGTCCAACGTCGAGGCCGAGCTGGCCGCGAAGGACGTCCACATCGGCCCGTCCGACTACGTGCAGTGGCTGGATGACCGCAAGTGGGCTTTTGTCCGTCTCGAAGGCCGCAACTTCGGCGACGCCCCGGTGTCGCTCGAGTACAAGCTGGAGGTCTGGGACTCACCCAACTCGGCAGGCGTGATCATCGATGCCATCCGCGCAGCCAAGATCGGCCTGGACCGCGGCATCGGTGGCCCGCTGCTCTCCGCTTCCAGCTACTTCATGAAGTCCCCACCGGAGCAGTTCAACGACGACCTCGCCCGCGAAAAGGTTGAGGCCTTCATCCGCGGCGACCTCGACCGCTAA
- a CDS encoding DUF2306 domain-containing protein, translated as MEPWNVLLASHVIAALFVIAIGPVQILRRSRDRIHRTMGHLWVAAMYYVCFSSFWIVSDGHFSWLHGLSAFTIVTVTLGLISAVRRNIPAHRGNMIGSYIGIAVAFGFAVSVPGRAIPRLLAEDLPTALYIAALVALSVAVVFISLRRGEGRRIQHAGRRVDQPAAAASSAGAVAGPQ; from the coding sequence ATGGAGCCTTGGAATGTACTGCTTGCCAGCCACGTCATTGCCGCCCTCTTTGTCATTGCCATCGGACCGGTCCAGATCCTTCGGCGCAGCCGTGACCGCATCCACCGCACCATGGGACACCTGTGGGTCGCGGCCATGTACTACGTCTGTTTCAGCAGCTTCTGGATCGTCAGTGACGGACATTTCAGCTGGCTTCACGGGCTCTCGGCGTTCACGATCGTGACCGTCACGCTCGGGCTCATCAGCGCGGTGCGCCGGAACATCCCCGCGCACCGGGGGAACATGATCGGGAGCTATATCGGCATCGCTGTGGCGTTCGGCTTCGCCGTCTCGGTGCCGGGCCGTGCGATTCCCCGCCTGCTGGCCGAGGATCTGCCGACGGCCCTGTACATTGCCGCTCTGGTGGCGCTCAGCGTGGCCGTCGTCTTCATATCCCTGCGGCGCGGTGAGGGCCGGCGAATCCAGCACGCGGGGCGCCGGGTCGACCAGCCCGCGGCCGCTGCATCTTCAGCAGGGGCCGTGGCAGGCCCGCAGTAA
- a CDS encoding formate--tetrahydrofolate ligase, translating to MSDSTPLSGTGQSSTPLSDLDIARRAVLRPIEEIAASAGIDAGAVELYGRYKAKIDPAKLSAPAPAGKVVLVSAMSPTPAGEGKSTTTVGLADSLARAGHKVMVALREPSLGPILGMKGGATGGGLSQVLPMDEINLHFTGDFHAVTSANNALMALVDNHIYQGNELNIDPRRMTFKRVLDMNDRSLREVVIGLGGPTQGVPRQDGFDITVASEIMAVFCLATDVADLRDRLGRITFGYTYDRAPVTVAGLGVQGALTLLLKDAIKPNLVQTIAGTPALVHGGPFANIAHGCNSLIATQTARRLADIVVTEAGFGADLGAEKFMDIKARIADVAPSAVVVVATVRALKMQGGVPKDRLNEPNVEAVAAGVVNLRRHVRNVERFGVTPVVAINKFPGDTQEELDWLLGWCAGEGIQASVADIWGRGGGGDGGDELAAKVAAVVNGPSSFRHLYPLDMSVEDKIRTIVQEIYGADGVDFSVPALRRLADIEKNGWSGLPVCMAKTQYSFTDDASRLGAPKGFTIHVRDLIPKTGAGFIVALTGAVMTMPGLPAVPAAMRMDVDDDGNPVGLS from the coding sequence ATGTCTGACAGCACTCCCCTGAGCGGTACCGGCCAGAGCAGCACTCCCCTGAGCGACCTGGACATTGCCCGCAGGGCAGTGCTGCGGCCGATCGAGGAAATCGCCGCATCCGCGGGCATCGATGCCGGGGCAGTGGAGCTCTATGGCCGCTACAAGGCCAAGATTGACCCCGCGAAGCTGTCAGCCCCTGCGCCGGCCGGAAAAGTGGTTCTGGTTTCGGCGATGTCGCCCACGCCCGCCGGAGAAGGAAAATCAACCACCACGGTGGGACTGGCGGATTCGCTGGCGCGGGCGGGCCACAAGGTGATGGTCGCGCTGCGGGAGCCCTCGCTGGGCCCCATCCTCGGCATGAAGGGCGGGGCCACGGGCGGCGGGCTGTCCCAGGTTCTGCCGATGGACGAGATCAACCTGCATTTCACCGGCGACTTCCATGCCGTCACGTCGGCCAACAATGCCCTCATGGCCCTCGTGGACAACCACATCTACCAGGGCAACGAACTGAACATCGACCCGCGCCGCATGACGTTCAAGCGGGTCCTGGACATGAACGACCGTTCCCTTCGCGAGGTGGTCATTGGACTCGGCGGCCCCACCCAGGGGGTCCCGCGCCAGGACGGCTTCGACATCACGGTCGCATCCGAAATCATGGCGGTGTTCTGCCTTGCCACCGACGTCGCCGACCTGCGGGACAGGCTGGGCAGGATCACTTTCGGCTACACCTACGACCGGGCGCCGGTTACCGTTGCTGGCCTCGGCGTGCAGGGCGCGCTGACGCTGCTGCTGAAGGACGCAATCAAGCCGAACCTCGTCCAGACCATCGCCGGTACCCCGGCACTGGTCCATGGCGGCCCGTTCGCGAACATTGCCCACGGGTGCAACTCGCTGATCGCCACGCAGACCGCCCGGCGGCTGGCCGACATCGTGGTGACGGAGGCGGGATTCGGGGCCGACCTCGGCGCGGAAAAGTTCATGGACATCAAGGCGCGGATCGCTGACGTGGCGCCGTCCGCCGTCGTGGTGGTGGCCACCGTTCGCGCACTCAAAATGCAAGGCGGCGTTCCGAAGGACCGGCTGAACGAGCCGAACGTGGAGGCTGTGGCGGCGGGTGTGGTGAACCTGCGCCGCCATGTCCGGAATGTGGAGCGGTTCGGCGTAACACCGGTGGTGGCGATCAACAAGTTCCCTGGCGATACCCAGGAGGAGCTCGACTGGCTGCTCGGCTGGTGCGCCGGCGAGGGCATCCAGGCATCCGTGGCGGACATCTGGGGACGGGGCGGGGGCGGCGACGGCGGCGATGAGCTGGCTGCCAAGGTCGCCGCCGTGGTGAACGGGCCGTCGTCGTTCCGGCACCTCTACCCGCTGGACATGTCCGTGGAGGACAAGATCCGCACCATCGTCCAGGAAATCTATGGCGCGGACGGGGTGGACTTTTCGGTGCCTGCACTGCGCCGGCTGGCGGACATTGAGAAGAACGGTTGGTCCGGGCTGCCCGTCTGCATGGCGAAAACCCAGTACTCGTTCACGGACGACGCGTCGCGGCTGGGGGCGCCCAAGGGCTTCACCATCCATGTGCGCGACCTCATCCCCAAGACCGGCGCTGGCTTCATCGTGGCCCTGACCGGAGCGGTGATGACCATGCCCGGCCTTCCGGCCGTTCCTGCGGCAATGCGGATGGACGTGGACGACGACGGCAACCCGGTCGGCCTCTCCTAG
- a CDS encoding endonuclease domain-containing protein, translating into MQRRTDLPVSLVSAPFTLGSAKASGVPPNRLRRADVAHVSRELYRPTGWSFELEAAARALSAATPGAWISHVTAARIRNQILPSWLADSTEFHLSKPHSLPEVRRRGVIGHSVLASEDEIEFVDGIRISSRSRTWLDMARRLSESELVCMGDELIRVPRAEFEDRTEPFDTLDGLRSLVARHPNLQGVVRARAALERMRVGADSAPESLLRLAMEDAGLPEPQLQVPLREDKAVGPTADLGYRRRRLAIQYDGGHHLLEPQIFSDRRRDKAFEAAGWTVVVFGKEDLADHFERAIRLIKRAMRTSQVDHPQASGFADAV; encoded by the coding sequence ATGCAACGACGTACCGATCTTCCTGTCAGTCTGGTATCTGCCCCCTTCACGCTGGGATCCGCGAAAGCGTCCGGAGTTCCACCCAACAGACTGCGACGGGCCGACGTCGCGCATGTAAGTCGTGAACTGTACCGCCCGACTGGCTGGAGTTTCGAGCTCGAGGCCGCGGCACGGGCACTGTCTGCGGCAACGCCCGGTGCCTGGATTTCCCATGTCACGGCGGCACGGATTCGAAACCAGATCCTGCCGTCATGGCTGGCAGATTCGACTGAGTTCCATTTGAGCAAACCCCATTCCCTGCCGGAGGTGCGGCGGAGAGGCGTGATCGGGCACTCGGTGTTGGCATCCGAGGACGAGATCGAATTCGTCGACGGGATTCGAATAAGCAGCAGGTCCCGGACCTGGCTCGATATGGCAAGACGGCTGTCGGAGAGCGAACTGGTCTGCATGGGCGATGAACTGATCCGCGTTCCCAGAGCGGAATTCGAAGACCGCACCGAGCCGTTCGACACGCTTGATGGACTGCGTTCCCTGGTCGCCCGCCATCCGAATCTTCAGGGTGTGGTTCGGGCGCGCGCCGCGCTCGAACGGATGCGCGTCGGAGCGGATTCTGCGCCCGAGTCGCTACTCCGCCTCGCGATGGAGGACGCAGGCCTTCCGGAGCCTCAACTGCAGGTGCCACTGCGAGAGGACAAGGCCGTCGGGCCGACTGCCGATCTCGGCTACAGGCGTCGGCGGCTGGCCATACAGTACGACGGCGGGCATCACCTTCTCGAGCCCCAAATCTTCAGCGACAGGCGGCGTGACAAAGCATTCGAGGCTGCTGGGTGGACCGTTGTTGTGTTCGGCAAGGAGGACCTGGCTGACCACTTCGAGCGGGCCATCCGCCTGATCAAGCGTGCGATGCGAACGAGCCAGGTGGACCATCCTCAAGCGTCCGGATTTGCCGATGCCGTCTGA
- the treZ gene encoding malto-oligosyltrehalose trehalohydrolase, whose amino-acid sequence MTHAGQATYPREAAKPVQGPQRFDVWAPLAKSVALLAGGERYAMQRRPGTGPENEGWWTAPEAPANGDVDYGYLLDGDETPLPDPRTRRQPDGVHSLSRTFDPSAHTWQEDGWQGRELQGAVIYELHLGTFTPEGTLDAAAGKLDYLAGLGVDFIELLPVNAFNGTHNWGYDGVQWFAVHEAYGGPEAYQRFVDAAHAAGLGVIQDVVYNHLGPSGNYLPRFGPYLKQGEGNTWGDSVNLDGPGSDHVRRFILDNLAMWLRDYRVDGLRLDAVHALKDERAVHILEDFGALASQISAEVGRPLTLIAESDLNNPRLLYPREINGYGLEGQWSDDFHHAVHVNVTGETTGYYGDFDSLAALAKVLRDGFFHDGSYSSFRERHHGRPINSSAVHPAALVVCSQNHDQIGNRATGDRLSQTLPYGSLALAAVLTLTGPFTPMLFMGEEYGATTPWQFFTSHPEPELGKATAEGRIKEFERMGWDPAVVPDPQDPETFRRSKLDWAEAAEGNHARLLELYRSLTALRRSTPDLTKLGFEDTQVEFDEEARWLRFRRGGVQVLLNFSEQPVSLEGAGTALLLATDDAIRLEGERAELGPLSAAVVSD is encoded by the coding sequence ATGACGCACGCAGGCCAGGCAACCTATCCCCGTGAAGCAGCGAAACCCGTGCAGGGCCCGCAGCGCTTCGACGTCTGGGCACCCCTGGCTAAATCCGTGGCACTGCTGGCGGGCGGGGAGCGCTACGCCATGCAGCGCCGGCCCGGCACCGGACCCGAGAACGAGGGCTGGTGGACAGCACCGGAGGCACCGGCCAACGGCGACGTGGACTATGGGTATCTCCTGGACGGCGACGAAACTCCGCTTCCGGATCCGCGCACCCGGCGCCAGCCCGACGGCGTCCACTCACTGTCCCGCACGTTCGACCCGTCCGCCCACACCTGGCAGGAGGACGGCTGGCAGGGCAGGGAACTGCAGGGGGCGGTCATCTACGAGCTCCACCTGGGAACGTTCACGCCCGAGGGGACGCTCGATGCGGCCGCCGGCAAGCTGGACTACCTGGCCGGCCTGGGCGTGGACTTCATCGAACTGCTGCCCGTGAACGCGTTCAACGGCACGCACAACTGGGGCTACGACGGCGTGCAGTGGTTCGCCGTCCACGAGGCGTACGGCGGCCCGGAAGCGTACCAGCGGTTCGTGGACGCAGCCCACGCGGCAGGACTCGGCGTGATCCAGGACGTGGTCTACAACCACCTCGGCCCCAGCGGGAACTACCTGCCGCGGTTCGGGCCCTACCTCAAGCAGGGCGAGGGCAACACGTGGGGTGACTCCGTGAACCTGGACGGGCCCGGCTCCGACCATGTGCGCCGGTTCATCCTGGACAACCTGGCCATGTGGCTGCGCGACTACCGTGTTGACGGTTTGCGGCTGGACGCCGTCCACGCCCTGAAGGACGAGCGGGCGGTGCACATCCTGGAGGACTTCGGGGCGCTGGCCAGCCAGATCTCCGCAGAGGTGGGACGGCCGCTGACGCTCATTGCCGAATCCGACCTCAACAACCCGCGGCTGCTGTATCCGCGGGAGATCAACGGGTACGGGCTGGAAGGGCAGTGGAGCGACGACTTCCACCACGCCGTCCACGTCAACGTCACCGGCGAAACCACAGGCTACTACGGTGACTTCGACTCGCTCGCGGCCCTGGCCAAGGTGCTCCGGGACGGCTTCTTCCACGACGGCAGCTACTCCAGCTTCCGGGAACGCCATCACGGCAGGCCGATCAATTCCAGCGCCGTCCACCCGGCCGCCCTGGTGGTCTGCTCGCAGAACCATGACCAGATCGGCAACCGCGCCACGGGGGACCGGCTTTCGCAGACACTGCCTTACGGGAGCCTGGCGCTCGCCGCCGTGCTGACCCTGACGGGACCCTTCACGCCCATGCTGTTCATGGGGGAGGAATACGGGGCCACCACGCCGTGGCAGTTCTTCACCTCCCATCCGGAGCCGGAACTGGGCAAGGCCACCGCGGAGGGCCGGATCAAGGAGTTCGAGCGCATGGGGTGGGACCCCGCCGTCGTGCCCGATCCCCAGGATCCCGAGACGTTCCGAAGGTCCAAGCTGGACTGGGCGGAAGCCGCCGAAGGCAATCACGCCCGGCTGCTGGAGCTGTACCGTTCGCTCACCGCCCTGCGCCGCTCCACGCCGGACCTCACCAAGCTGGGTTTTGAGGACACGCAGGTCGAGTTCGACGAGGAGGCCCGCTGGCTGCGGTTCAGGCGCGGCGGCGTGCAGGTGCTGCTCAACTTCTCGGAGCAGCCGGTGAGCCTTGAGGGTGCGGGGACGGCCCTGCTGCTGGCCACCGACGACGCCATCCGGCTGGAAGGTGAGCGTGCGGAGCTTGGGCCGCTGAGCGCCGCCGTCGTCAGCGACTGA
- a CDS encoding MerR family transcriptional regulator, with amino-acid sequence MQLKELSERTGVSPASIKFYLREGLLPAGRSIHATRAEYSEHHVSRLELIQALRRVVGLNIAQIGTLLRMADGGAPRLELLAAIQRTVLGLDEVSTEHGDLRTPAGDAVVRFRNWPDVPSDARNALNAQLVLMESLGVPVTAELLDAYSQAVDAIAAVNISATTAPEDVNDLIMTAAVGMHLHGQLVLKLLALAQASHAIRRYEEHA; translated from the coding sequence ATGCAGCTGAAGGAACTCAGCGAGCGGACGGGAGTCTCCCCCGCCAGCATCAAGTTCTACCTCCGCGAAGGGCTGCTGCCCGCGGGCCGTTCTATTCACGCCACCCGGGCGGAGTATTCAGAACATCACGTGAGCCGGCTGGAACTGATCCAGGCCCTGCGGCGTGTGGTCGGACTGAATATCGCCCAGATCGGCACCCTGCTCAGAATGGCCGACGGCGGCGCACCCCGCCTTGAGCTTTTGGCCGCGATCCAGCGCACGGTGCTGGGCCTCGACGAGGTGAGCACGGAGCACGGCGACCTGCGCACACCGGCGGGTGACGCCGTCGTGCGTTTCCGGAACTGGCCGGACGTCCCGAGCGACGCCAGGAACGCCCTCAATGCCCAACTGGTCCTGATGGAAAGCCTCGGCGTGCCTGTCACAGCGGAGCTGCTCGACGCCTACAGTCAGGCGGTGGATGCCATTGCCGCAGTGAATATTTCGGCCACAACCGCGCCGGAAGACGTCAACGATCTGATCATGACGGCGGCCGTCGGGATGCATCTGCACGGCCAGCTGGTCCTGAAGCTGCTCGCCCTCGCGCAGGCGAGCCATGCGATTCGGCGCTATGAAGAGCACGCTTAA